In Luteimonas sp. MC1750, the following proteins share a genomic window:
- a CDS encoding carboxy terminal-processing peptidase: MKARQVLSTSVVALALAMPLALMARSGSDAIPAGPSTDHATTSKLVYGLLSDSRYAYRPRGLDASLSQDIFRRYLEALDGNKLFLDATDVARFQRHEPKLGEAVRQGDPTAAMEMYAIYKQRVAERVQYARDLLGTDIFAFDAVERWYYDREDAEWAKDQAELDTLWQKSVRNDWLRLKLAGKPPAEIRATLDKRYANMATSVSQLNQEDAFQTFLNAYTASIDPHTDYFNPRTANLFTQSMSLSLEGIGAQLQRQDDVVVIRELIAGGPAAGSGKFTPGDRIVGVGQGTSGPMEDVIGWRIDDVVDKIKGKAGSQVRLDVVPVEALLDSEPVRITLTRAKVRLEEQAAKSKIINIPAGPAGDARRIGVIELPAFYQDFEGRRSRNGDYASATRDVARILGEFRGKGMDGVVLDLRNNGGGSLNEAVELTGLFIDTGPVVQVRESGGRVNVESDRKAGVAWDGPLAVLVNRASASASEIVAGAIQDYGRGLVIGETTFGKGTVQNLFDLDRWPANEGTRHGQVKMTIAQFFLPGGSSTQNKGVVPDIRFPATVNGSEFGESTYDNALPWTRISAVQHTRYGNFAPLLPRLDELHSARVARDREFQWWKEDVAEFRAEADKEYISLNEAERRAERDRQTAKRAQRQDERKRLGLDLDPLAELSDDDGLTANERDIATDTAREDAAEKRPDPLLRESAAILADAVRLLDADRKLSGVVLPESTAPGRWAR; this comes from the coding sequence AGCTGGTCTACGGCCTGCTGTCGGACAGCCGCTACGCCTATCGCCCGCGCGGCCTCGACGCCTCGCTGTCGCAGGACATCTTCCGCCGCTATCTCGAGGCGCTGGACGGCAACAAGCTGTTCCTCGATGCGACCGACGTCGCGCGCTTCCAGCGCCACGAGCCGAAGCTGGGCGAGGCCGTGCGCCAGGGCGATCCGACGGCGGCGATGGAGATGTACGCGATCTACAAGCAGCGCGTGGCCGAGCGCGTGCAGTACGCGCGCGACCTGCTGGGCACGGACATCTTCGCCTTCGACGCCGTCGAACGCTGGTACTACGACCGCGAGGACGCGGAGTGGGCGAAGGACCAGGCCGAGCTCGACACGCTGTGGCAGAAGTCGGTGCGCAACGACTGGCTGCGCCTGAAGCTGGCCGGCAAGCCGCCGGCCGAGATCCGCGCCACGCTCGACAAGCGCTACGCCAACATGGCCACCAGCGTGTCGCAGCTCAACCAGGAAGACGCGTTCCAGACCTTCCTCAACGCCTATACCGCGTCGATCGATCCGCACACCGACTACTTCAACCCGCGCACGGCCAACCTGTTCACCCAGAGCATGTCGCTGTCGCTGGAAGGCATCGGCGCCCAGCTGCAGCGCCAGGACGACGTGGTGGTGATCCGCGAGCTGATCGCCGGCGGTCCGGCCGCGGGCAGCGGCAAGTTCACGCCGGGCGATCGCATCGTCGGCGTCGGCCAGGGCACCAGCGGGCCGATGGAGGACGTCATAGGCTGGCGCATCGACGACGTGGTCGACAAGATCAAGGGCAAGGCGGGCAGCCAGGTGCGCCTGGACGTGGTGCCGGTGGAGGCGCTGCTCGACAGCGAGCCGGTGCGGATCACCCTGACCCGCGCCAAGGTGAGGCTCGAGGAGCAGGCCGCGAAGTCCAAGATCATCAACATCCCGGCCGGCCCCGCGGGCGACGCCCGGCGGATCGGCGTGATCGAGCTGCCGGCGTTCTACCAGGATTTCGAGGGCCGCCGCAGCCGCAACGGCGACTACGCCTCGGCCACCCGCGACGTCGCGCGCATCCTCGGCGAATTCCGCGGCAAGGGCATGGACGGCGTGGTGCTCGACCTGCGCAACAACGGTGGCGGTTCGCTCAACGAGGCGGTGGAGCTCACCGGCCTCTTCATCGACACCGGCCCGGTGGTGCAGGTGCGCGAGTCAGGCGGCCGGGTCAACGTCGAGTCCGACCGCAAGGCCGGCGTGGCCTGGGACGGCCCGCTGGCGGTGCTGGTCAACCGCGCCTCGGCCTCGGCTTCGGAGATCGTGGCCGGCGCCATCCAGGACTACGGCCGCGGGCTGGTGATCGGCGAGACCACGTTCGGCAAGGGCACGGTGCAGAACCTGTTCGACCTCGACCGTTGGCCGGCCAACGAAGGCACGCGCCATGGCCAGGTCAAGATGACCATCGCGCAGTTCTTCCTGCCCGGCGGCAGCAGCACGCAGAACAAGGGCGTGGTGCCGGACATCCGCTTCCCGGCCACCGTCAACGGCAGCGAGTTCGGCGAGAGCACCTACGACAACGCGCTGCCCTGGACCCGCATCTCGGCCGTGCAGCACACCCGCTACGGAAACTTCGCGCCGCTGCTGCCGCGCCTGGACGAGCTGCACTCGGCGCGCGTGGCGCGCGATCGCGAATTCCAGTGGTGGAAGGAAGACGTGGCCGAGTTCCGCGCCGAGGCCGACAAGGAGTACATCTCCCTCAACGAGGCCGAGCGCCGCGCCGAGCGTGACCGCCAGACGGCCAAGCGCGCGCAGCGCCAGGACGAGCGCAAGCGCCTGGGCCTGGATCTGGATCCGCTGGCCGAGCTGTCCGACGATGACGGCCTGACCGCCAACGAGCGCGACATCGCAACCGACACCGCACGCGAGGACGCCGCCGAGAAGCGTCCGGACCCGCTGCTGCGCGAGTCCGCGGCGATCCTCGCCGATGCCGTGCGCCTGCTCGACGCCGACCGCAAGCTGTCCGGCGTCGTGCTGCCCGAATCCACCGCCCCCGGCCGCTGGGCGCGCTGA